One stretch of Nocardioides perillae DNA includes these proteins:
- a CDS encoding ABC transporter permease produces the protein MIGVELRKLVRSRRTWTTIALIDALPVVVAVLLAVTDLGPRPGTGPAFLSAVLTDGTLYPLAALGIVLPLFLPIAVALVAGESIAGEAQQGTLRYVLVRPVGRGRLLLAKLVASMAFVVLAVLVVAGTAYLLGTALLGDQDLTTGTTSVSGTTLSTPELVGRTLLALGYAMLCMLGVAAIALFASTVADSPLGAAMATMAVLIGSTLLLTLDAAEALRPWLPTRYWLAFVDLFRDPVLWRDLVRGVLLQGAYVVVFLAAAWASFATKDVTD, from the coding sequence GTGATCGGGGTCGAGCTGCGCAAGCTGGTGCGCAGCCGCCGCACGTGGACGACCATCGCGCTCATCGACGCGCTGCCGGTCGTCGTCGCGGTGCTGCTCGCCGTCACCGACCTCGGCCCCCGCCCCGGCACGGGTCCGGCCTTCCTGTCCGCGGTCCTGACCGACGGCACGCTCTACCCGCTCGCCGCCCTCGGGATCGTGCTGCCGCTCTTCCTGCCGATCGCGGTGGCGCTGGTGGCGGGCGAGTCGATCGCCGGCGAGGCCCAGCAGGGCACGCTGCGCTACGTCCTGGTGCGCCCCGTGGGCCGCGGCCGGTTGCTGCTGGCCAAGCTCGTCGCGTCGATGGCCTTCGTCGTGCTGGCCGTGCTCGTCGTCGCGGGGACCGCCTACCTCCTGGGCACCGCCCTGCTCGGCGACCAGGACCTGACGACGGGGACGACCAGCGTGTCGGGCACGACGCTGTCGACGCCCGAGCTGGTGGGTCGCACCCTCCTGGCGCTGGGCTACGCGATGCTCTGCATGCTCGGGGTGGCGGCGATCGCGCTCTTCGCCTCTACGGTGGCCGACTCCCCGCTCGGCGCGGCCATGGCCACGATGGCCGTCCTCATCGGCTCCACGCTGCTGCTGACGCTCGACGCCGCGGAGGCGCTGCGCCCGTGGCTGCCCACCCGCTACTGGCTGGCCTTCGTCGACCTCTTCCGCGACCCCGTGCTGTGGCGCGACCTGGTGCGCGGCGTGCTGCTGCAGGGCGCCTACGTCGTGGTCTTCCTGGCCGCCGCGTGGGCGAGCTTCGCGACCAAGGACGTCACGGACTGA
- a CDS encoding esterase/lipase family protein, whose translation MLDSLAPARRRTVLGAAALAAVLVVAALTAVVLVQRADRVDPVAQDRLGPVLLVPGYGGATGGLERLAASLQVGGRRTQVVRPSAPTGDLRAQAAELGEVVDRLLAAGAPSVDVVGYSAGGVVVRWWVEELGGASQARRVVTLASPHAGTDLAALGAGLGGDACPEACRQLAPDSDLLRRLPVDDVAEGPRWTAVWTEDDRTVVPPDSGRLAGPGVLSYSLQSVCPGLVLGHAEVPAHPVVAAAVEAALGTPAPTPPDPAVCDGPGAGVSP comes from the coding sequence GTGCTCGACTCCCTCGCCCCGGCCCGGCGCCGCACCGTGCTCGGCGCGGCCGCGCTCGCGGCGGTCCTCGTCGTCGCGGCGCTGACCGCGGTGGTGCTCGTCCAGCGCGCCGACCGGGTCGACCCGGTCGCCCAGGACCGCCTGGGACCGGTCCTGCTCGTGCCCGGCTACGGCGGCGCGACCGGCGGTCTCGAGCGACTCGCCGCGAGCCTGCAGGTGGGCGGCCGGCGCACCCAGGTGGTGCGTCCCTCCGCACCCACCGGCGACCTCCGCGCGCAGGCGGCCGAGCTCGGCGAGGTCGTCGACAGGCTGCTGGCCGCCGGCGCCCCGTCGGTCGACGTGGTGGGCTACTCCGCCGGCGGGGTCGTCGTGCGCTGGTGGGTGGAGGAGCTGGGTGGTGCCTCCCAGGCGCGCCGCGTCGTCACCCTCGCCTCTCCTCACGCGGGCACCGACCTGGCCGCACTGGGGGCCGGGCTCGGCGGAGACGCCTGCCCCGAGGCGTGCCGGCAGCTGGCACCCGACTCCGACCTGCTGCGGCGGCTGCCGGTCGACGACGTCGCGGAGGGCCCGCGCTGGACCGCGGTGTGGACCGAGGACGACCGCACCGTCGTGCCGCCCGACTCGGGACGGCTCGCCGGCCCCGGCGTGCTGTCCTACAGCCTGCAGTCGGTGTGCCCCGGGCTCGTGCTCGGCCACGCCGAGGTGCCCGCGCACCCGGTGGTCGCGGCCGCCGTCGAGGCCGCCCTCGGCACCCCGGCCCCGACGCCGCCGGACCCCGCGGTCTGCGACGGTCCCGGCGCCGGCGTCAGTCCGTGA
- a CDS encoding ATP-binding cassette domain-containing protein — MIRTRALVKRYGAVTAVAGVDLDVREGDVYGFLGANGSGKTTTVRMLLGLVLPTSGEAEVLGEPVPRAARSVLPQVGAVVEGPAAYAAMSGRANLALFDAMGAGGPRRTRRARVSEALERVGLGHVDDRPVRAYSLGMRQRLGLAGALVRRPRLLVLDEPTNGLDPQGIREIRDLLLDLNREGTTVFLSSHLLAEVEQLATRVGVLHRGRLVLQDALDELRGPTGRVEVGTPDVDLAARLVRSAGLAVDLEGRGLRVVSADPAGLVRLLVDGGVRVERLVEERRTLEQVVLAATTSDAAVPA; from the coding sequence GTGATCCGCACCCGCGCCCTGGTCAAGCGCTACGGCGCCGTCACCGCCGTCGCCGGCGTCGACCTCGACGTGCGCGAGGGCGACGTCTACGGCTTCCTCGGCGCCAACGGCTCCGGCAAGACCACCACCGTGCGCATGCTGCTGGGCCTCGTGCTCCCGACCTCCGGCGAGGCCGAGGTGCTGGGCGAGCCGGTGCCGCGCGCGGCCCGCTCCGTGCTGCCGCAGGTGGGGGCGGTCGTGGAGGGCCCCGCGGCGTACGCCGCGATGTCGGGCCGCGCCAACCTCGCGCTCTTCGACGCCATGGGCGCCGGCGGACCGCGCCGCACCCGCCGGGCCCGGGTCTCCGAGGCGCTCGAGCGGGTCGGGCTGGGCCACGTCGACGACCGCCCGGTGCGGGCCTACTCCCTCGGCATGCGCCAGCGGCTCGGCCTGGCAGGAGCCCTGGTGCGGCGGCCGCGGCTGCTGGTGCTCGACGAGCCCACCAACGGCCTCGACCCGCAGGGCATCCGCGAGATCCGCGACCTGCTGCTCGACCTCAACCGCGAGGGCACCACCGTCTTCCTCTCCAGCCACCTGCTGGCCGAGGTCGAGCAGCTGGCCACGCGGGTGGGCGTGCTGCACCGGGGACGCCTCGTGCTGCAGGACGCGCTCGACGAGCTGCGGGGCCCGACCGGACGCGTCGAGGTCGGCACCCCCGACGTCGACCTCGCCGCGCGCCTGGTGCGGAGCGCGGGACTCGCCGTCGACCTCGAGGGGCGGGGGCTGCGGGTCGTGAGCGCCGACCCGGCGGGTCTGGTCCGGCTGCTCGTCGACGGCGGCGTCCGGGTGGAGCGGCTGGTCGAGGAGCGACGCACGCTGGAGCAGGTCGTGCTCGCCGCGACGACGTCGGACGCCGCGGTGCCGGCGTGA
- a CDS encoding threonine aldolase family protein — MPDLVDLRSDTLTQPTEAMRRAMAQAPVGDDVYGEDPTVRLLEERVAEAFGHEAALFCPTGSMANVLAVRTVVGVGQELLCESSAHVARAELGAHAAYTGLTMRTWTAPRGQLDLPAVEALFAPDMGPFFVPTAAIAVENTHNFAGGAVLPLADLEALRGFADRAGCAVHLDGARIWNAHVATGTSLAAYGAVADVLAVCLSKGLGAPVGSLVVGSAAAVAESRVWRKRMGGGMRQVGVLAAAGLHALDHHVERLADDHAHARLLAEAVGVDPAGVDTNIVVVERDSAESAAAFVRAAADAGVRVATVGPRTVRLVTHLDVDRADAERAAAVFARL, encoded by the coding sequence GTGCCCGACCTCGTCGACCTCCGCTCCGACACCCTGACCCAGCCCACCGAGGCGATGCGCCGCGCGATGGCGCAGGCGCCGGTCGGCGACGACGTCTACGGCGAGGACCCCACCGTCCGCCTGCTGGAGGAGCGGGTGGCCGAGGCGTTCGGCCACGAGGCAGCGCTCTTCTGCCCGACGGGCTCGATGGCCAACGTGCTGGCCGTGCGCACCGTGGTCGGCGTCGGACAAGAGCTCCTCTGCGAGTCCTCCGCCCACGTGGCGCGCGCCGAGCTCGGCGCCCACGCGGCGTACACCGGGCTGACGATGCGCACCTGGACCGCGCCGCGCGGCCAGCTCGACCTGCCGGCCGTCGAGGCGCTCTTCGCCCCCGACATGGGGCCCTTCTTCGTGCCCACCGCGGCGATCGCGGTGGAGAACACCCACAACTTCGCCGGCGGCGCCGTGCTGCCGCTGGCCGACCTCGAGGCGCTGCGCGGCTTCGCCGACCGCGCCGGGTGCGCGGTGCACCTCGACGGGGCGCGCATCTGGAACGCCCACGTCGCGACCGGCACCTCCCTCGCGGCCTACGGCGCGGTCGCCGACGTGCTCGCCGTGTGCCTGTCGAAGGGGCTCGGTGCCCCGGTCGGCTCGCTCGTCGTCGGCTCGGCCGCCGCCGTGGCGGAGAGCCGGGTGTGGCGCAAGCGCATGGGCGGCGGCATGCGGCAGGTCGGGGTGCTGGCCGCGGCCGGCCTGCACGCGCTCGACCACCACGTCGAGCGGCTCGCCGACGACCACGCCCACGCGCGCCTGCTGGCCGAGGCCGTCGGCGTGGACCCGGCCGGCGTCGACACCAACATCGTGGTCGTCGAGCGCGACAGCGCCGAGTCCGCGGCGGCGTTCGTGCGCGCCGCGGCCGACGCGGGCGTGCGGGTCGCCACGGTCGGGCCGCGCACCGTGCGGCTCGTGACCCACCTCGACGTCGACCGTGCCGACGCGGAGCGGGCCGCGGCGGTGTTCGCCCGGCTCTGA